attattattatattatttttttcttttttttcttttttttttctttttttttttcttcttctttttttctttttttcttttctttttttttcttttccttcttctttttctttcttcttcgggctctttcctggccgaaacagAGGACCGACAAGTCCCCTCGGAGTTCCGACCGACGGCGCAGCCGGTGTGGggtggccgtcggcaggaggggggtggcccaacgacaagaggagggccaaactggtggtcggcggtgaccaccggtgttggaaatcaaagaaaaatgggcaaaaatagaggttcttccgcaatAAAATTCGACGACTCCGGttaccggcgagcgtgcacactggcatggaaaggaaaaggaagaagagaggaagagaacccagtgcttacctcgagctccgatgacATCTCTGGCGCAAATTTGGGATAAGCATAGAGACGGGCTTCCGTAGTGGTTTTCCGACGATTACCGCCGATTGGACTTGGGatcttcggtgagagggagagaggagggttctcctccttaaatagagccagagggggccTCTTTTCTGACTTCGATTGGGAGCCggcaagaggaggaagaagactccctttgggagtcttctcccctattttttttttttcatttgggcttTATGGCTAGGTTTGTTACATGGGCCAggccgggccatcacattcttcccttCTAAAAGAAAtatcgtcctcgaaatttttcttgcttgaatctttgtattttttttacttgaatctcatccacaaatattttaatattctaattcttaatacaaattcattcttaaatcattttataaggaaaaagtcaatacatcaaatattgatctggaatggaaccattcattttcttatttatcaagatcaacatctcaaagatttttaatatttcaagatatcaaaattatgatcttattttctgtaaaaattaatgttcaatatctcatgactcaaattaaaatcaaatctatctcttgtgaatagaagaaggtcaatgtctctattcttgcataagaacttcattcatcatcattcatttatttatttatttatttcaaaatattaaccactcttaatttcaacccatcataagataggaaaacatacttctatgaatcatttgatgatatcctaatcaatcaaaattcaaaaatattttctcttattcatactttcaaaggttgaagatttatcatttcaatctcattctcgaacttttgatatttaattctcgatgcaacttcatcattaagtcatttcataaagatcaatatcatcaatgttgattagaattaatatcactatttctagtcatcgaaattttcttactcaaaccctcaaactcttaaatattctaattcttgaagcaaattttatcattaagtcattccataataaaattcaataactcaaaaattgatctaaatcaaaactatatttttcttatagtcaaaatcaatatctctattctaagtaagtatatcaatttgctttatctaaatgttaactactcttaattaatcgattcattatcaaattaaattataaataactccaatccatcttttgtagaacaatcgtcaatattaatagataatctcaatctttttcattcagtcagagaaataataatgatcaaaagaatccaaactttaaattttattatactctggagataaatatttgagtataataatctaagatcaaaatcattattcgataaataatcttaaattttttttaataaatagagaattataaaatttaattctaggatagaaaatttttatctctaaatattctaaatctaaaatcaaaaatcaagggtccactcatcctagaattaggatgctaaatattttttttgtggcatagtaggtggaagcactacttttaaaaatcatattaggatatctaaaataatttaaaattttaaaatattattctttctaatatcaataaattttttatatcaaaccatatcatctatcataattctttaactcaaagggtcaacattcctgacttactcaaagtaatttagattaccatgcttccgctgcgcactctgatctaataatcaaaatttcttaggttcaccaaaaaaaaattttgatcaaattatttctttatcttatcaatagaaaagatctaaaattttaaattttaatggaagtcaaagattaacttttgattctcattcatacttttactggtatacaataatcttgattaacccttgagtccaatatcatatttaaaccatcatatggatttactataatcaatatgaatcaaatcttaattctcatatcaattcaatttgataaatttcaaaccaaaaatccttataagtcaaattaatgaaaaaaaaatccttcgatactccaccaaatttggacataatcagaatatataagaatttcaaattattattttttttttctaaaatttttatcattaggatcttcaatatctatcaaatatcctttcataacaatcatacaagcttcaaaaattaaatctccatttaatagtagattcaattagggacctcgttaacaaaagcaaaggaactccatatcaattcctaaatccaaaatttttaaattataaatttacatggatcccttaatctgaaataaatataaatcagatcttttctcTTAATCTgaggatatcaatttttcattaacaacctcaacaataatatcaaaaaatctcttgatcaacttagatacaaaatctttaaattgaaatttcatacacatcatgtagtctccaagagacataataagatctattatctagatctaaggatgatgattaaagatttcagtacgatgaatatcctacaatctcaaaatcaatttcatcaataagaaataggcttctttgcaatatcttcaaatatgtatttatcctaatatactactttatatatgatccacatatcaagttcactttcgataaatattccaatcaagcattataaaaaaaaaatttcttagcccattctggaacaatattttattatcaaatctttatcttgccaataataatcaacttctcaactagaagtaatatcatagtattattctcacatcgaatttgaacttacgattcacttgaataatcaatgatcaaattaataaccacaatgcacaataaaattttatgtcaatccttttgtaattactttcaatcaaaatctaactaatcatatcatgatcaatagatcatccatcatatttcaaatgctatatgtcataatctcttgtgatcctttcatacataatctcaatatttaatcaaaatttataaatatttctcccactacaatcatcaaagatccactctataatatccctggtgtctatccacttacacccattctatatctgattctatatttcataattcatccacttatcctctgataccataataattgtcacgcccccgatccaagattgtgaatcgagggtcatggcaaccgccgcatactcatagaaaactctttccataagcatgcaaggcatcttatcatattatcctaaaacaacagcgaaataattagtcaataatttaaattcaaaatataacgatctaaatttttttctttaatgtctcaataaattcaacaatgattcatagtccttacatcaaattcaataagactttcaaccgaaaataaaagtataaagattctgcttctgatcactcttccattcatatcttgtattatcttaatttctcaacatctgtaaaaatagtaaaataagaggtaatgagctagacagcccagtaagcaataatcacttttcaacagatttcatcaggcatttaagtaaataatcatttatagaaaataagcatatcgagttcatcaattcgaaatcaatttcaattatgcaacataattcatgccaaattcatttcttttttttgaaaatttaagtttctttcaagattttaatttctttcgttcttaaattcttttcatcaaccatgagctatgatcatatttttcttgtggcagggtcataacaccgcgtatcttcttgcggtgagctgcgaatcatctggcagcaaagtccttcggaatcgctggtctctctgatagtttgtcgctggtctctctggcgacatgaatcctcaggacaaatcaattaccaacatatatgcccccattggcagggtcctttacatagtcaggttgtcaattcatattattcttatatcagaattcttcataaatcatatttcatattctaatttcgataataaaatatataatcatgtagtatcgaaattaatcaatataatgcatcatgaaattaatatgttcaatcatgcttcatcacaatatttcaaataagatattttcataacaaaataccattcatccaattcatgcatcgtttcacaaatcatatcagaaaaatacattataatttatcgataaatctaaaaaaaataaaatattacttatctcgaactcattccaataaattcacataattctataaattttcttctaaaaattttgttcgtagatcatattgcgatatcccatgatcaaacatccacaatcctatacagaatcaatttcaataattagaaagaatacgaataccatatttcaacggtttagattgggtccgatcatctaattttagctaatcaaaatctaattaggacctaaacgatccaaagtttgactattagatcaaatcgaattcgaaatgataggatcgagatttcttcatcgatttcataaaatcaagtagagagagacaattagaggagagagaattcatgaggtataattcgaattgatcaggtgacataatccaacattatgattggtccaatatctcgagtagtaaaatcaacatgatcaaatcaagtcatagttagatcgaaatcatggatgatcaaatctaaagattcatggtctgatcaaggtgggtgccaatacactacccaacaatcatggatcaagattcttcatcagatcaaaatattaaaaaaatttttattaataaatcgatcaagagagagaaatcaatcgagagagaaatggttttagagggagaaaattttagagaaagaaaattttagagagagaaaattcatcttggacttttagactatatgattcaacaaatttgatcgatcagatcaaatcatgctaagattatcatgtggataattcaataaaattataaaaattaaaatctaaaaatatctaatctgatcaaagtggatgtcggtataccgtccggtgatcccaaatcaaaaatccatcactagaatcatttaaattcatcatcattcttctcaaaattttaaaaaatcttaggagagagaaataatctagagaaaaaattttagagagagaaaatagagagagaaagtccaattctagagcgagaaaatactagttcaggttgaagaaagagagggaagaaaaagaaactctctttctcatattttattatttatatcattatttatttatttttttctttcttcttttctttctttctttcttttttttttctttttcttcacggaagagagaggagagaaaatcttatttattattattatattattattatattatttttcttcttcttcttcttctttttcattttctttttttttcattttttttcttttcttttccttcttcttttttttctttttttcttttctttttttttcttttccttcttctttttctttcttcttcgggCTCTTTCCTGACCGAAACAGAGGACCGACAAGTCCCCTCCTTGGAGTTCCAACCGGTGGCGCAGCCGGTGTGAGACGACCGTCGGCAGGAAGTGGGCGGCCCAAtgacaagaggagggccaaaccggtggtcggcggtgaccactggcgtcgaaaatcaaagaaaaatgggcaaaaatagaggttcttccgcaacaaaatccggtgactctggttgccggcgagcgtgcacactggCACGGGaaggaaaagggagaagagaggaagagaacccagtgcttacctcgagctccggcgatATCTCTGGCGCAAATTTGGGATAAGCATAGAGACGGGCTTCCGTGGtggttttccggcgattgccgccgactgggcttgagatcttcggtgagagggagagatgaGGGTTCTCcttcttaaatagagccagaggggggcTCTTTTCctactccgattgggagccggcgagaggaggaagaagactcctgtttttctttttttttttttttcatttgggcttTGTGGCTGGGTTTGTTACATGGGCCAGGCCGGGCCATCACATGTATAAAGATCATGGGACGTTTGTCCATATAGTAATTGGTTGTAATATAGTTGGAAGACAGCTAATACTGAGCTGGATGACAGCTACCAGATAATTATTAATATTCTGAGATACATCGGCATTATACCAACGTGACACAGATTAGATCGACAAACGACTGAACTGAACATCATGTACTCCATTAGTACTTAATAACCACATCAGCCTAAAACCAATGTAATTCATCGCAAATCGGCCATATGCTGAGATGGGTATTATACTTTAATTAGGAACAGCCCTAGACGAGTTAGGTCGATCAAATGTTAGCCTGAAGAAGTAGATCGGTAAACGGCCAAtgtgatctaaaagaatattcatgattcaaATAATAATTTATCTCCACGTGTCCAAATGATGAGGTTGGATTGTATATACCAACAATCAGAATCCTTGTTTGCATCTTTTACTTTTTGTCTGTTTaccgaaaaaaattatttttttaaaattaatcaaatcattgTAATCTCGAGCAAGCATTTTGGGTCAGATCATCAAGTTCTGCCGATTTCAacaaggaacttaatcaattcaacAAAATCTCGCCTATCAAGAGAACCAAATTAGTAAACCAATCAAATAATTGGTTGGAGACATGAATCTTAATAAATTGCAACACTCTTTTAGTTGACCTTTTATATTGACCTGATGTTATGGCAAGGTGTTGTTCTTGAAGGCTGGTGCACCCAAGTACCCAGTAGTTACAGGGAGACGCGACGGTGTGCAATCCGTACAGTCGAATCAGTAGACCTACCATCTCCTTCTATTTCATGGAATCGAGCCCTTGCATACTTCCAATCTCGAGGTCTGGATGTGCTTGACCTTGGAACAACTTTAGGTAACATACATGATCTCTAACATCTTCTCTTCCTATACTTTGATAAGTTCTACTCATCTACTGTACCTGAAAGCAACCTTCTGACAAAAAAATCAACTTATCTTGAAATGTTCAGTGCAGTTTCTGATCTTGTTAAGGGATCAAGGTAATTTTACTTATACAAAATAACCCTAGTTAGTTGTTCAAAAATAAGCTTATTTGCACGTAAATAATCTTAAAATAACCTTATTGGGATGCCAATGATGACAAGTTTTCTTTGGATTACTGACGTAATTTGTATATTGCCATTCCTCAACCTTACTTGTATTACTTGATTAATTTAGTAGGTGACAGCATATATATTACCATATACAAAACTGTTCTCTCTCGAGTAAAACTTCATTTTAGTTTCTATACTAGCTTTTAATATGTAGGTGCTCACACCATGGGAGTGACTCACTGCCATTACATCCATGATCGCATTCATAACTTCAACCACACCGCCAAACCAGACCCGATCATGgctcgatctctctctctctctccagctgaTTAGGAGGAAATGCCAGCCACAATGCTATGACATGCACCGAGATCCGACAGTCTTCCTATATCCCATATCCGGCAAGAACTACACATTTGAGAACTCCTACAACAAACGAGTACTAAGGAAGTTGGGTGTGCTTGGAATAGACCAGCGGTTCACTTCCTCTGAGGATGGAAGGCGGATAGCTGATCAGTTTGCCCATAATTTCGAAGATTTCAGGCGTTATTTTGCTTTCACAATGAGCCGAATGGGGAGCATAGGAGTGCTGACAGGTACCAAAGGTGAGATTCGGAGTCACTGTCGGTACACAAATGCAAAGAATCCAAAAATTTGATGTGAGGAATTACATCTTGACCATTAATTTTAGTTGAACAACATCTTGTTTCCTTTGGCAAATTGGAGCTCTTCTTATTTCTAGACTGAGTGGTGTACTTAGCTAGATCGTCACCTATTCAAATAAGGATTGTCTTTTTCCTATCATCACGAAGCATAACAAGGCAATGCAAGACTACTTCAAGCGTCTCTATAAATTGCAGCAAGAACAGAAGTCATACTTTCATAGAATAACAGTTTATTAATGAATGCTAGTAACGTTAGAACGATGCAATGGCAAAGCATGGGTCGAAACACATGCATGTTATAAAGCATAAAGCTTGCACCCTTATCCAATGCGATTAGAGAGCCATCTGTAAATGAGCTGGTGTACAACCGCGCATATGAGCTGGACGTGGAATCGTAGCCAGCTGTGGCTTGATAGAGGAAACCACTGTGGACATTTGCAGAACGGCTGAGTCTATCACAATAATAGCTTACCTCGGTAGATGATCGGGGTGAATTAGAGATGCCATAAGATTCATCCCGGATAAAAATATTAGGATTCAGACCGGTACACAACCGATCTGAGCACTTCTGTCAGTAGAGACATCATCTAGAATACAAAGATGTCTTTTATTCAGTTCAGTATAATAccgatctaaatctacttacagATAGATTGGTATGTTGGGATCTGGTGCTTTAAGATCGATACCTCCTTGATCTCATATGATGATGTCACGTGTCTCGAGGTTGGTTTAATACATCAACAGTCATCGTACCATAATTCGAAGTATTTGAGCTACGAACATGCAAGCATACATATGCACAGAGGCAGCAAatatatcctactcctatagGAAAAACAAGAAGTTAATtggttaaaaataatattatttacaaGCCGGGATTCTCTCCAGCTTGGTGTCGAACTGGAGAGATCAGTTGCCATTCACCGTCGGTCAATGTATGGTGGAACATCCAGCACCAGAGCATGGCAGAGACAACCCTGCATACATGCATGTTTCATGGATTCCATTCAATCATCAATTGTTCAACGATACACAGACAGCTGCTGATTGGCCACTGGAAATCTCCAGTTCAATCTCCAATGGGAGAGGTTTCGAACTCATTATTTGCACCTAGATATATCAATAGGAGCCTAAAAATTAAGCAAGCAAAACTGGTTTAATCAATGTGATATCATGCAACCCAGAAGCAAGAAAATTTATGAACTTTGTAAATTGTTCCAAGGCATATACATGTGGATGTCACAAATAGTGAAAATATATAAACCATATGATGTatgttaaataaattaatttttacaacaacaatctgaaaaaaaaaaaagaaaaattatgggaaggactttctttctctaattttATGCTATGTTGGGGGCAACACCATAAAACAAGCCGCCTCCCGCCTCCTGAACACGAAGTGTACGAGGAGCTCCAGCTCTCGTCCAAGACGTTCAAACAAAATGTCCAGATTCCtattcctcctcatcctcctcctcgcCTAGGTTGCTCGATTCTGCGCCGTGTCCTTGAAATCCTCGAGGCACGGAGGACGGATCTCAGCGTGGGATTTCGGGAATATCGCTCTGGATCGGAGACTGAAACTACCTGGTGAAGGCGGATTCTAGATTcccgatttatttttttttaggatcTGTTTTAGAGCCATGAGCCCTTCTTTTGATCCTGGTATTGGCGTTTTGGaggaaaattttattatatcataTGATTGTTTGTTCCATTAATTTTATCATGGATTTCTAACATCTTTTCTGATCCGCGTGTAATATTATTATTTCTATTGAGAGTGTGGCTGCACCAACGAAAGCGGACATGGAGCGTTGGTCGTGTTGTCTCATTGATGGCGGCCTtcggcgctctctctctctcccaaaacaaaaaaaaaggaaaaaaaaaaaaagaaagattccaGGACCGGTATTGGAAGAACATCAATTGCTTGACCGCTTCTAAATTTCCACGGCCATGCCAACAAGATGGATCGTATGAAATTTTCTAAGAAAAGACGAAACCCCACAAGGAGCAATTAACGAAGAATCAATTGATGTGTAGAATTTCTTGTTTACGATAGAATGAGCCTATTTAATAATTTCTTACAAACAAGGAGAAGCCATGCAAGCATTTATGCGGCCTTGTTTTATGTCCGTGAATGATTCGCCCAGCATATTCGATCTGACCTTGTACCATCAATCTGTAttgttattatgattataaacttAATGCAGCCACACTAAAAAAaacaataaataaaattttaaaaaaatgaggaACCAACCGGCATCCTCCAATACTAATGGGTGGTGGTTAGTTGTCACCATCATAAATGACCCTAGCTACATGGACCCGATCCGGTCTAAGTGTCATGTCTAGATCATCCACATGGTCTGACCTTCTGACTCAGTTCTGGGATCGACCTTTTGACTGAGTTCTGGGATCGACCTTCTGAGTTCTGGGATCGACCTTCTGACTTAGTTTTAGGATCGACCTTCTAAGTTCTGGGATCGACCTTCTGACTCAGTTCTGGGATTGACCTTCTGACTCTTACCCTTTCCTCCCCTTCGTTGCCTATAAATATAAATCTAGGAATGGATTCTTCATCATACGAAAACCGAAGCTATTAAGCATCCCTTGGTTCGTAGTCTTAACTCTTGAATTGCGCAGACCTAGCTTTGTTTGAAGCCCGGTAGACAGCTTTATGGGTTCCCTTAGCTTGAGCCTTTCAACCGTCAGCAATGGCACCGCCACGccaaggtctccaccttcccttgGAAAGATGGTTACAGTGCTGAGCATAGATGGCGGGGGTGTGAGAGGCATCATCCCAGGAACTATCCTTGCCTTCCTCGAATCCAAGCTTCAGGTAGGGAAATCCTATTCCATTCAATAGATCAAGAAGTTCTACATGTAATTGATAGGTGCAATTAATATTCTTCCTCAGCAAGCAACCATAACGTTTGTTTGGCTGCATGCAGGAGCTTGATGGAGAGGATGTGAGACTTGCGGATTACTTTGATGTTATTGCTGGAACAAGCACTGGTGGGTTGGTGACCGCCATGCTCGCTGCTCCAGATGAGAATAATCGTCCACTCTTCGCGGCGAAGGAAATCAATGACTTCTACCTTCAAAATTGTCCAAAGATTTTTCCCAAGAGTGGGTAAGTATGGGGAGACATCGTCCAAACTCCTTAAAATACTGAATTTAGAGATGTTGAGAAGAGTGATTCTAGTCATACCTAGGagtagaaaaacaaaaaaaaaatgaagaccaGGTCTGATGTGTACATGAAACTCCAGACTATGATACATGCGCATGTTTACACGTAACCCAAGACCGAGGCTTAAGGAATTGAATGAAAATTTGTATATATGATAACTCTGTGATAAGAATTTATAGTTGCCCACTTACATTAAGCAATTCATGATGCTTCTCCATGCAGCAAGGGAATTTTAGGATCAGTGGCGAGCTTATTTGGCAGCATCACGGGTCCAAAGTACGACGGCAAGTATCTCCACTCCAAAGTAGAGCAATTGCTTGGTGGGACTAGACTCCATCAGACTTTAACAAATGTAGTTATTCCCACTTTTGACATCAAGCTTCTCCAGCCTACCATCTTCTCCACCTTTgaggtatatattatatatgtttcCCTCTCCCAAAAACACCATTTAAATTTGCATgaactctttttcttcctttgacacaattaggcatgcataacgttAAATTTACCTCTTCCCCTTCTCTACAGGCTAACAAGGAAGCTTCAAAAGATGCTCTTCTGTCAGATATATGCATAAGTACTTCTGCAGCCCCGACATACCTTCCCGCATACTATTTTCAAACCAAAGACGTCGACGGAAAGTCCCGAAGCTTTAATCTCATTGATGGAGGGGTTGCGGCAAATAATCCAGTAAGTCATCACAAGAACACCATTTCAGTTATTAATTTCTGcattattttataaagaaaaacTAACGCGTCGATTGTAATCATCTTAAATGATTGAGAACAGACATTATTGGCCTTGAATGAAGTTACGAAAGAAATTTTCCTACAAAATGCTGACTTCTTGCCAATCAAGCCAGTAGACTATGGAAAATTTCTGGTTCTCTCGTTGGGGACTGGATCAGCCAAGCAAGAAGAGAAATTGAATGCATCCAAGGCATCCAAGTGGGGCGTCCTTGGATGGCTATACAACAATGGCACGACACCATTGATTGATAGTTTTAGTCAAGCTAGTTCTGATATGGTGGACATCCATGTCTCTGTCGTATTCCAAGCATTGCATTGCGACAACTATCTTCGGATACAGGTAATAATAACATTCTAGCCGCTAATTAAAGGAATGATAACGAGATTTCATTTTCTAAGTTTCTTATTGATTTGATGGACGATGGATGCATGCGACTGAACTATTTGGTTTGCTTGTAGGATGATACTTTGATGGGTGACACAGCATCTGTAGACGTATCTTCCAAAGAGAATTTAATGAAGCTCGTTCAAATTGGCAAACAACTGCTAAAGAAACCAGTATCGAGGGTGAACTTAGACTCTGGAGTGTCTGAAGCGGTCCAAATGGCAGGAACAAATGAAGAAGAACTGACTC
This genomic window from Elaeis guineensis isolate ETL-2024a chromosome 13, EG11, whole genome shotgun sequence contains:
- the LOC140853326 gene encoding patatin-like protein 2, with amino-acid sequence MGSLSLSLSTVSNGTATPRSPPSLGKMVTVLSIDGGGVRGIIPGTILAFLESKLQELDGEDVRLADYFDVIAGTSTGGLVTAMLAAPDENNRPLFAAKEINDFYLQNCPKIFPKSGKGILGSVASLFGSITGPKYDGKYLHSKVEQLLGGTRLHQTLTNVVIPTFDIKLLQPTIFSTFEANKEASKDALLSDICISTSAAPTYLPAYYFQTKDVDGKSRSFNLIDGGVAANNPTLLALNEVTKEIFLQNADFLPIKPVDYGKFLVLSLGTGSAKQEEKLNASKASKWGVLGWLYNNGTTPLIDSFSQASSDMVDIHVSVVFQALHCDNYLRIQDDTLMGDTASVDVSSKENLMKLVQIGKQLLKKPVSRVNLDSGVSEAVQMAGTNEEELTRFAKMLSDERRLRLGKMHLN